The following are encoded together in the Dickeya lacustris genome:
- the ppx gene encoding exopolyphosphatase, with amino-acid sequence MPSASSLYAAIDLGSNSFHMLVVREVAGSVQTLARIKRKVRLAAGLDGNNRLSSEAMQRGWQCLALFSERLQDIPPQQVRVVATATLRLAINADEFLARASQILGLPIQVISGEEEARLIYQGVAHTTGGPEQRLVVDIGGGSTELATGTGSQHTQLFSLPMGCVTWLERYFTDRDLTQAHFDRAEQAARDMLRPITAALRQQGWQICVGASGTVQALQEIMVAQGMDEYITLGKLRQLRQRAIQCSKLEELEIEGLTLERALVFPSGLSILLAIFQELDIDSMTLAGGALREGLVYSMLRLPIEQDIRHRTLHNLQRRYLLDSDQAQRVKTLADNFLQQVARDWQLDSRCRELLASACLVHEIGLGVDFRQAPQHAAYLIRHSDLPGFTPAQKKLLATLLQNQSNTIDPIPLTQQNALPAPMAQRLCRLLRLAIIFASRRRDDTLPAVRLRVEGETLRVILPAGWLDKHPLRAETLSQESLWQSYVHWSLVIEEHAI; translated from the coding sequence ATGCCAAGCGCTTCTTCTCTCTATGCCGCGATTGATTTAGGGTCTAACAGCTTTCACATGCTGGTCGTGCGTGAAGTGGCAGGCAGCGTACAAACGCTGGCACGCATCAAGCGCAAAGTCCGGCTGGCCGCCGGACTTGATGGCAATAACCGGCTGTCGTCAGAAGCGATGCAGCGCGGCTGGCAGTGTCTCGCGCTGTTTTCTGAACGGTTACAAGACATTCCGCCGCAACAAGTGCGCGTTGTCGCCACGGCGACGCTGAGGCTTGCGATTAATGCCGATGAGTTTTTGGCGCGCGCCAGCCAGATTCTTGGCCTGCCGATTCAGGTTATTAGTGGCGAAGAAGAAGCCCGGTTAATTTATCAGGGTGTTGCGCATACCACCGGAGGCCCGGAGCAGCGTCTGGTCGTCGATATTGGCGGCGGCAGCACCGAGCTTGCAACCGGAACCGGATCTCAGCATACACAACTGTTTAGCCTGCCGATGGGCTGTGTTACCTGGCTTGAGCGCTATTTCACTGACCGTGACCTCACACAGGCGCATTTCGACCGCGCCGAGCAAGCGGCTCGAGACATGCTGCGCCCGATAACAGCGGCACTGCGCCAGCAAGGTTGGCAGATTTGCGTCGGCGCGTCCGGCACGGTGCAAGCGTTGCAGGAGATCATGGTGGCGCAGGGGATGGATGAATACATCACCCTCGGTAAATTACGCCAGCTCCGGCAGCGCGCGATTCAATGCAGTAAGCTTGAAGAATTAGAGATTGAAGGGTTAACGCTGGAGCGCGCGCTGGTGTTCCCAAGCGGTTTATCCATTCTGCTGGCGATTTTCCAGGAACTGGATATCGACTCCATGACCCTTGCAGGCGGTGCGCTGCGCGAAGGTTTGGTTTACAGCATGCTCCGGTTGCCGATAGAGCAGGATATTCGCCATCGCACGTTACATAACCTGCAACGTCGTTACCTGTTAGATAGCGATCAGGCGCAGCGGGTGAAAACGCTGGCCGATAATTTTCTACAGCAGGTTGCGCGTGACTGGCAATTAGACAGCCGATGTCGGGAGCTACTCGCCAGCGCTTGTCTGGTGCATGAAATCGGTCTGGGGGTTGATTTCCGTCAGGCACCGCAGCATGCAGCTTACCTTATCCGCCACAGCGATTTACCCGGTTTTACGCCCGCACAGAAAAAACTGCTGGCGACACTGCTGCAAAACCAGAGCAACACCATCGACCCTATCCCGCTGACTCAGCAAAATGCGCTGCCGGCGCCGATGGCCCAGCGGCTCTGCCGCTTGTTACGGCTAGCGATTATTTTCGCCAGCCGCCGCCGTGACGACACGCTACCTGCAGTGCGTCTGCGGGTTGAAGGCGAAACCCTGCGGGTCATTTTACCGGCAGGGTGGCTGGATAAGCACCCGCTGCGGGCGGAAACCCTGTCGCAAGAAAGCCTGTGGCAAAGTTACGTCCACTGGTCACTCGTTATTGAAGAACACGCCATTTAA
- the rhlB gene encoding ATP-dependent RNA helicase RhlB — translation MSKTHLTEQKFSDFALHPQVIEALENKGFHNCTPIQALALPLTLSGRDVAGQAQTGTGKTLAFLASTFHHLLTHPAPADRQTNQPRALIMAPTRELAVQIHSDAEALAKLTGLRLGLAYGGDGYDKQLKVLEDGVDILVGTTGRLIDYAKQNHIHLGAIQVVVLDEADRMYDLGFIKDIRWLFRRMPAANQRLNMLFSATLSYRVRELAFEQMNNAEYVEVEPEQKTGHRIKEELFYPSNEEKMRLLQTLIEEEWPDRCIIFANTKHRCEDIWGHLAADGHRVGLLTGDVAQKKRLRILDDFTQGNLDILVATDVAARGLHIPAVTHVFNYDLPDDCEDYVHRIGRTGRAGASGCSISLACEEYALNLPAIETYIGHRIPVSKYNSDALLTELPQPKRLSRPRSASGPRRPGAPRRSGAPRNNHNRKRPG, via the coding sequence CGCAGGTTATTGAAGCTCTTGAAAATAAAGGCTTTCATAACTGCACACCCATTCAGGCGCTGGCTTTGCCGCTAACGCTGTCTGGTCGTGACGTGGCTGGTCAGGCGCAAACAGGAACGGGCAAGACGCTGGCATTTCTGGCGTCTACTTTTCATCATCTGCTGACTCACCCCGCACCTGCCGACCGCCAGACCAACCAACCCCGTGCCCTGATTATGGCGCCGACGCGCGAATTGGCTGTGCAGATCCACTCCGATGCAGAAGCGTTGGCAAAACTGACCGGGCTGCGCCTGGGGTTGGCTTACGGCGGCGACGGTTACGATAAACAGCTAAAAGTATTGGAAGATGGCGTCGATATCCTGGTTGGGACGACGGGCCGCTTAATCGATTACGCCAAGCAGAATCACATCCATCTGGGTGCCATTCAGGTTGTGGTACTGGATGAAGCCGATCGTATGTACGATCTGGGTTTCATTAAAGATATTCGCTGGCTGTTCCGCCGGATGCCCGCTGCGAATCAACGTTTGAACATGCTGTTTTCCGCCACACTGTCATACCGTGTGCGCGAGCTCGCGTTCGAGCAGATGAACAACGCAGAGTACGTTGAAGTTGAACCGGAACAAAAAACCGGGCACCGCATTAAAGAAGAGCTGTTTTATCCGTCCAACGAAGAAAAGATGCGCCTGCTGCAAACGCTCATCGAAGAAGAGTGGCCGGATCGTTGCATCATATTCGCCAATACCAAACATCGCTGTGAGGATATTTGGGGCCATCTGGCGGCAGACGGCCATCGTGTTGGCCTGCTCACAGGCGATGTGGCACAGAAAAAACGCCTGCGCATTCTGGACGATTTCACCCAGGGCAACCTGGATATTCTGGTTGCAACCGATGTCGCCGCACGCGGTCTGCACATTCCCGCTGTCACCCACGTATTTAACTATGACTTACCGGATGACTGCGAAGATTACGTCCACCGCATCGGTCGTACCGGTCGCGCGGGAGCGAGCGGGTGCTCTATCAGCCTTGCCTGTGAAGAGTACGCGCTGAATCTACCGGCTATCGAAACCTATATTGGTCATCGCATTCCGGTGAGCAAATACAACAGCGACGCCCTGCTGACCGAGTTACCGCAACCGAAACGCCTGAGCCGTCCGCGTTCCGCCAGCGGCCCTCGCCGTCCTGGTGCGCCTCGCCGCAGCGGTGCGCCTCGTAACAATCATAACCGTAAACGACCGGGTTGA